One Urocitellus parryii isolate mUroPar1 chromosome 8, mUroPar1.hap1, whole genome shotgun sequence DNA window includes the following coding sequences:
- the LOC113177134 gene encoding serpin B9-like isoform X1, which produces MDSLPKANGTFAIQVLKMLCQDQPSQNVFFSPLSISTALAMVLLGAKGNTKDQMAQAMSLNTEEDIHKGFQMLLTQVNKPGSKYLLTTANRLFGEKTCDFLSTFKESCLQFYHAELELLSFAEATEKSREHINTWVSKETEGKISELLPMGSIDEQVRLILVNAIYFQGTWKRTFNKSSTKEMPFKVNQEEKRPVQMMRKKAYFNYVYIHEAQTQVLELPYAGKTLSMIILLPDEDVDLSVVENNLTFEKFIAWTKTASLHNTEVEVLLPRFKLQGDYDMKSVLQHLGMVDAFQQGQADLSAMSTETDLCLSKVVHRSVVEVNEEGTEAAAATAVNIVPFCLSLIPTFCADHPFLFFIRHNETNTVLFCGRFSSP; this is translated from the exons ATGGATTCTCTTCCAAAAGCAAATGGCACCTTTGCCATCCAGGTTTTGAAGATGCTGTGTCAAGACCAACCTtcacaaaatgtgtttttttctcccctgagcATCTCCACTGCCTTGGCCATGGTACTCCTGGGGGCAAAGGGGAACACCAAAGACCAGATGGCTCAG GCAATGTCTTTAAACACAGAGGAAGACATCCATAAGGGCTTCCAGATGCTTCTCACCCAAGTGAACAAGCCTGGGTCAAAGTACTTGCTTACAACAGCCAACAGGCTCTTTGGAGAGAAGACCTGTGATTTCCTCTCA ACATTTAAGGAGTCCTGTCTTCAGTTCTACCATGCGGAGCTGGAGCTGCTGTCCTTTGCTGAAGCTACAGAGAAGTCCAGGGAGCATATAAATACTTGGGTCTCAAAAGAGACGGAAG GTAAAATTTCAGAGTTGCTACCAATGGGCTCGATTGATGAGCAGGTCAGGCTGATTCTTGTCAATGCCATCTACTTCCAAGGAACGTGGAAGAGGACATTTAACAAATCAAGCACGAAAGAAATGCCTTTCAAAGTAAACCAG GAGGAGAAAAGGCCAGTGCAGATGATGAGGAAAAAAGCCTATTTTAACTACGTCTACATCCATGAGGCCCAGACACAGGTGTTGGAGCTGCCCTATGCTGGCAAGACGCTGAGCATGATCATCCTGCTCCCAGATGAGGACGTGGACCTCAGTGTG GTGGAAAATAACCTGACTTTTGAGAAATTCATAGCCTGGACCAAGACAGCCTCTTTGCATAATACTGAAGTGGAAGTTCTCCTTCCGAGATTTAAACTGCAGGGGGATTATGACATGAAGTCTGTACTTCAGCATCTGGGAATGGTCGATGCCTTTCAACAGGGCCAGGCTGACTTGTCTGCCATGTCAACTGAGACAGACCTGTGTCTGTCCAAGGTTGTGCACAGGAGTGTCGTGGAGGTGAATGAAGAAGGCACTGAGGCTGCGGCAGCCACAGCCGTAAACATAGTGCCATTCTGCTTATCACTTATACCAACATTCTGTGCTGACCaccccttccttttcttcatcaGGCATAATGAAACCAACACTGTTCTGTTCTGTGGCAGGTTCTCATCTCCCTAA
- the LOC113177134 gene encoding serpin B9-like isoform X2 — protein MDSLPKANGTFAIQVLKMLCQDQPSQNVFFSPLSISTALAMVLLGAKGNTKDQMAQAMSLNTEEDIHKGFQMLLTQVNKPGSKYLLTTANRLFGEKTCDFLSTFKESCLQFYHAELELLSFAEATEKSREHINTWVSKETEGKISELLPMGSIDEQVRLILVNAIYFQGTWKRTFNKSSTKEMPFKVNQEKRPVQMMRKKAYFNYVYIHEAQTQVLELPYAGKTLSMIILLPDEDVDLSVVENNLTFEKFIAWTKTASLHNTEVEVLLPRFKLQGDYDMKSVLQHLGMVDAFQQGQADLSAMSTETDLCLSKVVHRSVVEVNEEGTEAAAATAVNIVPFCLSLIPTFCADHPFLFFIRHNETNTVLFCGRFSSP, from the exons ATGGATTCTCTTCCAAAAGCAAATGGCACCTTTGCCATCCAGGTTTTGAAGATGCTGTGTCAAGACCAACCTtcacaaaatgtgtttttttctcccctgagcATCTCCACTGCCTTGGCCATGGTACTCCTGGGGGCAAAGGGGAACACCAAAGACCAGATGGCTCAG GCAATGTCTTTAAACACAGAGGAAGACATCCATAAGGGCTTCCAGATGCTTCTCACCCAAGTGAACAAGCCTGGGTCAAAGTACTTGCTTACAACAGCCAACAGGCTCTTTGGAGAGAAGACCTGTGATTTCCTCTCA ACATTTAAGGAGTCCTGTCTTCAGTTCTACCATGCGGAGCTGGAGCTGCTGTCCTTTGCTGAAGCTACAGAGAAGTCCAGGGAGCATATAAATACTTGGGTCTCAAAAGAGACGGAAG GTAAAATTTCAGAGTTGCTACCAATGGGCTCGATTGATGAGCAGGTCAGGCTGATTCTTGTCAATGCCATCTACTTCCAAGGAACGTGGAAGAGGACATTTAACAAATCAAGCACGAAAGAAATGCCTTTCAAAGTAAACCAG GAGAAAAGGCCAGTGCAGATGATGAGGAAAAAAGCCTATTTTAACTACGTCTACATCCATGAGGCCCAGACACAGGTGTTGGAGCTGCCCTATGCTGGCAAGACGCTGAGCATGATCATCCTGCTCCCAGATGAGGACGTGGACCTCAGTGTG GTGGAAAATAACCTGACTTTTGAGAAATTCATAGCCTGGACCAAGACAGCCTCTTTGCATAATACTGAAGTGGAAGTTCTCCTTCCGAGATTTAAACTGCAGGGGGATTATGACATGAAGTCTGTACTTCAGCATCTGGGAATGGTCGATGCCTTTCAACAGGGCCAGGCTGACTTGTCTGCCATGTCAACTGAGACAGACCTGTGTCTGTCCAAGGTTGTGCACAGGAGTGTCGTGGAGGTGAATGAAGAAGGCACTGAGGCTGCGGCAGCCACAGCCGTAAACATAGTGCCATTCTGCTTATCACTTATACCAACATTCTGTGCTGACCaccccttccttttcttcatcaGGCATAATGAAACCAACACTGTTCTGTTCTGTGGCAGGTTCTCATCTCCCTAA
- the LOC113177134 gene encoding serpin B9-like isoform X3: MDSLPKANGTFAIQVLKMLCQDQPSQNVFFSPLSISTALAMVLLGAKGNTKDQMAQVSFPVNEKEGLEDIHKGFQMLLTQVNKPGSKYLLTTANRLFGEKTCDFLSTFKESCLQFYHAELELLSFAEATEKSREHINTWVSKETEGKISELLPMGSIDEQVRLILVNAIYFQGTWKRTFNKSSTKEMPFKVNQEEKRPVQMMRKKAYFNYVYIHEAQTQVLELPYAGKTLSMIILLPDEDVDLSVVENNLTFEKFIAWTKTASLHNTEVEVLLPRFKLQGDYDMKSVLQHLGMVDAFQQGQADLSAMSTETDLCLSKVVHRSVVEVNEEGTEAAAATAVNIVPFCLSLIPTFCADHPFLFFIRHNETNTVLFCGRFSSP, from the exons ATGGATTCTCTTCCAAAAGCAAATGGCACCTTTGCCATCCAGGTTTTGAAGATGCTGTGTCAAGACCAACCTtcacaaaatgtgtttttttctcccctgagcATCTCCACTGCCTTGGCCATGGTACTCCTGGGGGCAAAGGGGAACACCAAAGACCAGATGGCTCAGGTAAGCTTTCCTGTCAACGAGAAGGAGGGACTG GAAGACATCCATAAGGGCTTCCAGATGCTTCTCACCCAAGTGAACAAGCCTGGGTCAAAGTACTTGCTTACAACAGCCAACAGGCTCTTTGGAGAGAAGACCTGTGATTTCCTCTCA ACATTTAAGGAGTCCTGTCTTCAGTTCTACCATGCGGAGCTGGAGCTGCTGTCCTTTGCTGAAGCTACAGAGAAGTCCAGGGAGCATATAAATACTTGGGTCTCAAAAGAGACGGAAG GTAAAATTTCAGAGTTGCTACCAATGGGCTCGATTGATGAGCAGGTCAGGCTGATTCTTGTCAATGCCATCTACTTCCAAGGAACGTGGAAGAGGACATTTAACAAATCAAGCACGAAAGAAATGCCTTTCAAAGTAAACCAG GAGGAGAAAAGGCCAGTGCAGATGATGAGGAAAAAAGCCTATTTTAACTACGTCTACATCCATGAGGCCCAGACACAGGTGTTGGAGCTGCCCTATGCTGGCAAGACGCTGAGCATGATCATCCTGCTCCCAGATGAGGACGTGGACCTCAGTGTG GTGGAAAATAACCTGACTTTTGAGAAATTCATAGCCTGGACCAAGACAGCCTCTTTGCATAATACTGAAGTGGAAGTTCTCCTTCCGAGATTTAAACTGCAGGGGGATTATGACATGAAGTCTGTACTTCAGCATCTGGGAATGGTCGATGCCTTTCAACAGGGCCAGGCTGACTTGTCTGCCATGTCAACTGAGACAGACCTGTGTCTGTCCAAGGTTGTGCACAGGAGTGTCGTGGAGGTGAATGAAGAAGGCACTGAGGCTGCGGCAGCCACAGCCGTAAACATAGTGCCATTCTGCTTATCACTTATACCAACATTCTGTGCTGACCaccccttccttttcttcatcaGGCATAATGAAACCAACACTGTTCTGTTCTGTGGCAGGTTCTCATCTCCCTAA